A region from the Candidatus Omnitrophota bacterium genome encodes:
- a CDS encoding glutamate dehydrogenase (converts 2-oxoglutarate to glutamate; in Escherichia coli this enzyme plays a role in glutamate synthesis when the cell is under energy restriction; uses NADPH; forms a homohexamer) yields VDERLLQIMINIHESCVKYGKDPNSKYVNYVNGANIAGFVKVADAMLAHGVV; encoded by the coding sequence AGTGGACGAGAGGCTTCTCCAGATAATGATTAATATCCACGAGTCTTGCGTTAAATACGGAAAAGATCCGAACAGTAAATATGTAAATTACGTCAACGGCGCCAACATAGCCGGCTTCGTGAAAGTCGCGGATGCCATGCTCGCCCACGGCGTAGTATAA